One stretch of bacterium DNA includes these proteins:
- a CDS encoding glutaredoxin family protein → MGGKGYETLTVYSATWCPDCRVAKRFLDEHGVVYDTVEIDHDEDAARLLEAKTGKRGIPYFVLDGERWVRAYVPRQGFDREGMAALLGL, encoded by the coding sequence GTGGGCGGGAAGGGCTACGAAACGTTGACGGTCTACAGCGCCACCTGGTGTCCCGACTGCCGCGTCGCCAAGCGGTTCCTGGACGAGCACGGCGTGGTCTACGACACGGTGGAGATCGACCACGACGAGGACGCCGCCCGCCTGCTGGAGGCGAAGACCGGCAAGCGGGGGATCCCGTACTTCGTCCTGGACGGGGAACGCTGGGTTCGCGCCTACGTCCCGCGCCAGGGGTTCGACCGCGAGGGCATGGCCGCCCTGCTCGGGCTGTAG